The genomic window ACAGATGTCCAAATTTCATTTGCATTATGTTCCACCCAGCCTGGCTTAGGAAAATACTGCTTAAACTCGCGCTGGGCTGTTTGCAGCATCTCCCCTTTATCATCAAATAAAATGGCCCTCGAACTTGTTGTACCTTGGTCAATTGCTAAAATGTATTTTTTCTTCATCATTCGTTCCTCCTCATCTCATTTTAAAATATCATTGTATAGGCGAATGCACCAATGACACCACCTGTAATTGGACCTAAAATAGGAATCCATGCATATGCCCAATCCGATGGTCCTTTTTTATTAATGGGTAAAAGAGCGTGGGCAATCCTCGGTCCGAGATCACGGGCTGGATTAATCGCATACCCTGTAGGTCCCCCAAGAGAAAGCCCGATAGCAATAATCAGTACACCAACGACAAGAGGGTTTAAGCCCTCACTGAATGTATTCGCACCGATTGCGAGTAGTCCAAATACTAATACAGCGGTTCCAATTAGTTCGGATCCAAAATTAGACGGTGTATGTTTAATCGCTGGCGCTGTTGCGAACACACTAAATTTAGCACCAGGATCGTCTGTTTTTTTCCAATGCGGGTAGTAATGTAAAAAGATAACAACGGCCCCAGCAATAGCACCCAGCAATTGTCCAATAATGTAGCCTGGAACCTGATTCCATGGGAACTCTCCAATTGCAGCAAAACCGATTGTTACCGCAGGATTTAAATGCGCTTCACTTACTGTTCCTGATACGTACACACCTAACGCTACCGCAAAACCCCAACCAACGGCAATCGTTAACCAGCCTGCACCCTCAGCTTTTGAATCTTTTAAATTAACTGCAGCAATAACACCTGCACCAAATATAATGAGTATCATCGTTCCTACAAATTCGGCAATAACTTCAGCCATTTTTGTTCCTCCTCTACTTCATCTGAGAAGCGTACGCACAAAAAAGAACAGCCTTTTTCACAGATCCATTACAGTCCGCAAAAAAAGCTGTTCCTCATACACTCATCAGCTACTTCTATTAACATGGTGCCATTATAGTATGAACAAGCTTATTTGTAAACGGATTCAATGATTCTTTCCCTATTCTTTCTACATATAAACAATTTTTCCTTTTTAAATAAAGGAAGATAAAAAAGAGATGCATAGATTAAGAATCTTCTGCATCTCTCATGAACGAGGTTAATCAAGAATTTCTGTTGGGAATGTTGAAAAATCAACATTTAATGCATGAGGAACAATGTAATAAACAGATAATACAATGATAATGGTTGC from Shouchella hunanensis includes these protein-coding regions:
- a CDS encoding MIP/aquaporin family protein codes for the protein MAEVIAEFVGTMILIIFGAGVIAAVNLKDSKAEGAGWLTIAVGWGFAVALGVYVSGTVSEAHLNPAVTIGFAAIGEFPWNQVPGYIIGQLLGAIAGAVVIFLHYYPHWKKTDDPGAKFSVFATAPAIKHTPSNFGSELIGTAVLVFGLLAIGANTFSEGLNPLVVGVLIIAIGLSLGGPTGYAINPARDLGPRIAHALLPINKKGPSDWAYAWIPILGPITGGVIGAFAYTMIF